The Tigriopus californicus strain San Diego chromosome 5, Tcal_SD_v2.1, whole genome shotgun sequence genome includes a region encoding these proteins:
- the LOC131880154 gene encoding C-terminal-binding protein-like isoform X3 yields the protein MLPNMKRPRMDGASIRGPIPNGPMHSRPLVALLDGRDCSVEMPILKDVATVAFCDAQSTSEIHEKVLNEAVGALMWHTINLTKEDLEKFKNLRIVVRIGSGVDNVDVKAAGELGIAVCNVPGYGVEEVADTTLCLILNLYRRTYWLANMVKEGKKITGPEQLKEAAFGCARIRGDTLGIVGLGRIGSAVALRAKAFGFNVIFYDPYLPDGIEKSFGLERVYTLQDLLFKSDCVSLHCTLNEHNHHLINEYTIKQMRPGAFLVNTARGGLVDEAALAMALKDNRIRAAALDVHENEPYNIMTSASPLKEAPNLIVTPHAAFYSEAAAIELREMAASEIRRAIVGRIPDTLRNCVNKEYFASSAASYGGPTPALSAPNTPSTSI from the exons ATGTTGCCCAACATGAAACGACCGCGAATGGACGGGGCCTCCATTCGAGGGCCTATCCCCAATGGACCCATGCACAGCAGACCTTTGGTGGCGTTGCTCGATGGCCGCGATTGCTCAGTTGAGATGCCGATCTTAAAAGATGTCGCCACCGTCGCGTTTTGTGATGCTCAATCTACGTCAGAGATCCATGAGAAG GTTTTAAACGAAGCGGTAGGTGCTTTGATGTGGCACACAATCAATCTCACCAAAGAAGACCttgaaaagttcaaaaacCTTCGCATCGTTGTCCGAATTGGGAGTGGCGTTGATAACGTCGATGTGAAA GCAGCCGGTGAATTGGGTATTGCCGTGTGCAACGTTCCAGGTTATGGGGTGGAGGAGGTGGCCGACACCACCCTATGTCTCATCCTCAATTTGTATAGGCGAACATATTGGCTAGCCAACATGGTGAAAGAAGGCAAAAAGATCACAGGCCCCGAACAGCTCAAAGAGGCCGCTTTCGGATGCGCCCGAATCCGTGGAGACACCCTGGGCATTGTCGGTTTAG GTCGCATTGGTTCAGCTGTGGCCTTGAGAGCGAAAGCCTTTGGTTTCAACGTGATCTTTTATGACCCATATCTTCCGGATGGCATTGAAAAATCTTTTGGGTTGGAACGCGTGTACACTCTCCAGGATCTCTTGTTCAAATCCGATTGTGTGTCGCTCCACTGCACATTAAACGAACACAACCACCATCTGATAAACGAGTACACCATCAAACAGATGCGACCAG GTGCATTTCTGGTCAACACTGCTCGAGGTGGTCTAGTGGACGAGGCTGCGTTGGCCATGGCTTTGAAGGACAATCGGATTCGAGCAGCCGCCTTGGATGTGCACGAAAACGAGCCCTACAACATTATGACCTCGGCGTCGCCTCTGAAAGAGGCTCCTAACCTTATTGTGACACCCCACGCGGCCTTTTACTCAGAGGCAGCCGCCATTGAGCTGCGCGAAATGGCTGCGTCCGAAATCCGACGTGCAATCGTAGGCAGAATCCCGGACACATTGAGGAACTGTGTCAACAAGGAATATTTCGCATCCTCCGCCGCCTCCTACGGTGGACCCACACCGG CTCTCTCCGCGCCCAACACGCCCTCCACCTCAATCTGA
- the LOC131880153 gene encoding NADPH:adrenodoxin oxidoreductase, mitochondrial-like — protein MFRPCLRPSFSWASFRRYTSTEGPAPRVCVVGSGPAGFYTAQHLLNHGPPQLRVDLLERLPVPFGLVRFGVAPDHPEVKNVDHTFTKIAKNPRVQFYGNLHVGVDVKVRELRQLYDIVILSYGAAQDRKLGVPGEELSNVISARSFVGFYNGLPEDAALAMNLDVEDAAVIGIGNVALDVARVLLTPIDTLRQTDITDAALAQLSQSRIKRVFVIGRRGPLQVSFTIKELREMVNLEGCSAVFNPDDFRPFQSVAPLLKRPRKRLTELMLKTALTPPTEKQLKLWGPAPPKSWELRLLRSPLAILGSDSSVSGVQLGVNRLDGPNLTEDQAVVSTGEVETLECGLVLKSIGYKSVKVEEGIPFDEQRGVIPNVNGKVPDEPGLYCSGWLATGPKGVIVDTMNESYRVGAQILEDLKLDHISVQANRTEELRTLLDQRQVKVVNFVDWEKIDETEKLWGASKGKPREKITEVQSLISVVKKP, from the coding sequence ATGTTCCGCCCCTGCCTTCGCCCTTCATTCTCTTGGGCCAGTTTTCGGCGTTACACCTCTACGGAAGGCCCCGCCCCTCGAGTTTGTGTGGTGGGTTCGGGTCCGGCGGGTTTCTATACCGCTCAGCATTTGCTCAATCATGGCCCACCTCAATTGCGGGTGGATCTGTTGGAACGCCTACCCGTACCCTTTGGTTTAGTCCGATTTGGCGTGGCGCCCGATCATCCCGAGGTCAAAAATGTGGACCATACTTTCacgaaaattgccaaaaaccCACGAGTCCAATTCTACGGCAATCTCCACGTGGGTGTCGACGTCAAAGTACGGGAATTGCGGCAGCTCTACGATATCGTGATTCTGTCCTATGGTGCGGCTCAAGATCGAAAATTGGGCGTCCCCGGAGAAGAGCTGTCTAACGTGATCTCGGCCCGCAGTTTCGTTGGGTTTTATAACGGGCTTCCGGAAGATGCGGCCTTGGCCATGAATTTGGACGTTGAAGACGCGGCTGTGATTGGTATTGGCAATGTGGCCTTGGACGTGGCTCGAGTCCTGCTCACGCCCATTGATACCTTAAGGCAGACCGACATCACGGACGCGGCCTTGGCTCAACTATCGCAAAGTCGGATCAAAAGAGTGTTTGTAATTGGTCGACGGGGGCCTTTGCAAGTGTCTTTCACTATCAAAGAACTCCGGGAAATGGTCAATCTCGAAGGCTGTTCAGCGGTATTCAATCCGGACGATTTTCGACCTTTCCAGAGTGTCGCTCCTCTGTTGAAGCGACCTCGAAAGAGGCTAACGGAGCTCATGCTGAAAACGGCCCTAACCCCTCCCACTGAAAAGCAGTTGAAACTGTGGGGCCCTGCCCCCCCAAAGTCTTGGGAACTTCGATTACTGCGCAGTCCATTGGCCATTTTAGGGTCAGACTCGAGCGTATCGGGTGTTCAGTTAGGGGTGAATCGCTTGGATGGGCCCAATCTCACTGAAGATCAAGCAGTGGTGTCGACGGGAGAAGTGGAAACCCTCGAGTGCGGCCTGGTTCTCAAAAGTATCGGTTATAAGAGTGTCAAAGTGGAAGAAGGGATCCCTTTCGATGAACAACGAGGAGTCATTCCCAACGTGAATGGGAAGGTGCCCGATGAACCAGGCCTTTATTGCTCAGGTTGGTTGGCCACGGGCCCCAAAGGTGTTATCGTGGATACCATGAACGAGTCTTACCGCGTGGGTGCTCAGATCTTGGAGGACTTGAAACTCGATCATATTTCAGTGCAAGCGAACAGAACAGAGGAGCTGAGGACTCTTCTGGACCAGCGACAAGTTAAGGTAGTCAACTTTgtggattgggaaaaaatcgaCGAGACGGAGAAACTATGGGGTGCTTCTAAGGGAAAACCTCGAGAGAAAATCACGGAGGTTCAATCACTAATTTCTGTTGTGAAGAAGCCTTAA
- the LOC131880154 gene encoding C-terminal-binding protein-like isoform X2 encodes MCSMVRALWCLVREGAFKMLPNMKRPRMDGASIRGPIPNGPMHSRPLVALLDGRDCSVEMPILKDVATVAFCDAQSTSEIHEKVLNEAVGALMWHTINLTKEDLEKFKNLRIVVRIGSGVDNVDVKAAGELGIAVCNVPGYGVEEVADTTLCLILNLYRRTYWLANMVKEGKKITGPEQLKEAAFGCARIRGDTLGIVGLGRIGSAVALRAKAFGFNVIFYDPYLPDGIEKSFGLERVYTLQDLLFKSDCVSLHCTLNEHNHHLINEYTIKQMRPGAFLVNTARGGLVDEAALAMALKDNRIRAAALDVHENEPYNIMTSASPLKEAPNLIVTPHAAFYSEAAAIELREMAASEIRRAIVGRIPDTLRNCVNKEYFASSAASYGGPTPALSAPNTPSTSI; translated from the exons ATGTGCTCGATGGTGAGGGCACTTTGGTGTCTTGTGAGAGAA GGTGCATTCAAAATGTTGCCCAACATGAAACGACCGCGAATGGACGGGGCCTCCATTCGAGGGCCTATCCCCAATGGACCCATGCACAGCAGACCTTTGGTGGCGTTGCTCGATGGCCGCGATTGCTCAGTTGAGATGCCGATCTTAAAAGATGTCGCCACCGTCGCGTTTTGTGATGCTCAATCTACGTCAGAGATCCATGAGAAG GTTTTAAACGAAGCGGTAGGTGCTTTGATGTGGCACACAATCAATCTCACCAAAGAAGACCttgaaaagttcaaaaacCTTCGCATCGTTGTCCGAATTGGGAGTGGCGTTGATAACGTCGATGTGAAA GCAGCCGGTGAATTGGGTATTGCCGTGTGCAACGTTCCAGGTTATGGGGTGGAGGAGGTGGCCGACACCACCCTATGTCTCATCCTCAATTTGTATAGGCGAACATATTGGCTAGCCAACATGGTGAAAGAAGGCAAAAAGATCACAGGCCCCGAACAGCTCAAAGAGGCCGCTTTCGGATGCGCCCGAATCCGTGGAGACACCCTGGGCATTGTCGGTTTAG GTCGCATTGGTTCAGCTGTGGCCTTGAGAGCGAAAGCCTTTGGTTTCAACGTGATCTTTTATGACCCATATCTTCCGGATGGCATTGAAAAATCTTTTGGGTTGGAACGCGTGTACACTCTCCAGGATCTCTTGTTCAAATCCGATTGTGTGTCGCTCCACTGCACATTAAACGAACACAACCACCATCTGATAAACGAGTACACCATCAAACAGATGCGACCAG GTGCATTTCTGGTCAACACTGCTCGAGGTGGTCTAGTGGACGAGGCTGCGTTGGCCATGGCTTTGAAGGACAATCGGATTCGAGCAGCCGCCTTGGATGTGCACGAAAACGAGCCCTACAACATTATGACCTCGGCGTCGCCTCTGAAAGAGGCTCCTAACCTTATTGTGACACCCCACGCGGCCTTTTACTCAGAGGCAGCCGCCATTGAGCTGCGCGAAATGGCTGCGTCCGAAATCCGACGTGCAATCGTAGGCAGAATCCCGGACACATTGAGGAACTGTGTCAACAAGGAATATTTCGCATCCTCCGCCGCCTCCTACGGTGGACCCACACCGG CTCTCTCCGCGCCCAACACGCCCTCCACCTCAATCTGA
- the LOC131880154 gene encoding C-terminal-binding protein-like isoform X1 — MSRILERLQILMPSCILSLESRGLSEEKERKKGTNGDEGKKERHRDRSIHTYGAFKMLPNMKRPRMDGASIRGPIPNGPMHSRPLVALLDGRDCSVEMPILKDVATVAFCDAQSTSEIHEKVLNEAVGALMWHTINLTKEDLEKFKNLRIVVRIGSGVDNVDVKAAGELGIAVCNVPGYGVEEVADTTLCLILNLYRRTYWLANMVKEGKKITGPEQLKEAAFGCARIRGDTLGIVGLGRIGSAVALRAKAFGFNVIFYDPYLPDGIEKSFGLERVYTLQDLLFKSDCVSLHCTLNEHNHHLINEYTIKQMRPGAFLVNTARGGLVDEAALAMALKDNRIRAAALDVHENEPYNIMTSASPLKEAPNLIVTPHAAFYSEAAAIELREMAASEIRRAIVGRIPDTLRNCVNKEYFASSAASYGGPTPALSAPNTPSTSI, encoded by the exons ATGTCGCGAATATTAGAACGCCTCCAAATCCTCATGCCCTCCTGCATCCTCTCACTTGAATCTCGTGGTCTTTctgaggagaaagaaagaaagaaaggaacgaACGGAGacgaaggaaagaaagagagacacagAGATAGAAGCATACATACCTAc GGTGCATTCAAAATGTTGCCCAACATGAAACGACCGCGAATGGACGGGGCCTCCATTCGAGGGCCTATCCCCAATGGACCCATGCACAGCAGACCTTTGGTGGCGTTGCTCGATGGCCGCGATTGCTCAGTTGAGATGCCGATCTTAAAAGATGTCGCCACCGTCGCGTTTTGTGATGCTCAATCTACGTCAGAGATCCATGAGAAG GTTTTAAACGAAGCGGTAGGTGCTTTGATGTGGCACACAATCAATCTCACCAAAGAAGACCttgaaaagttcaaaaacCTTCGCATCGTTGTCCGAATTGGGAGTGGCGTTGATAACGTCGATGTGAAA GCAGCCGGTGAATTGGGTATTGCCGTGTGCAACGTTCCAGGTTATGGGGTGGAGGAGGTGGCCGACACCACCCTATGTCTCATCCTCAATTTGTATAGGCGAACATATTGGCTAGCCAACATGGTGAAAGAAGGCAAAAAGATCACAGGCCCCGAACAGCTCAAAGAGGCCGCTTTCGGATGCGCCCGAATCCGTGGAGACACCCTGGGCATTGTCGGTTTAG GTCGCATTGGTTCAGCTGTGGCCTTGAGAGCGAAAGCCTTTGGTTTCAACGTGATCTTTTATGACCCATATCTTCCGGATGGCATTGAAAAATCTTTTGGGTTGGAACGCGTGTACACTCTCCAGGATCTCTTGTTCAAATCCGATTGTGTGTCGCTCCACTGCACATTAAACGAACACAACCACCATCTGATAAACGAGTACACCATCAAACAGATGCGACCAG GTGCATTTCTGGTCAACACTGCTCGAGGTGGTCTAGTGGACGAGGCTGCGTTGGCCATGGCTTTGAAGGACAATCGGATTCGAGCAGCCGCCTTGGATGTGCACGAAAACGAGCCCTACAACATTATGACCTCGGCGTCGCCTCTGAAAGAGGCTCCTAACCTTATTGTGACACCCCACGCGGCCTTTTACTCAGAGGCAGCCGCCATTGAGCTGCGCGAAATGGCTGCGTCCGAAATCCGACGTGCAATCGTAGGCAGAATCCCGGACACATTGAGGAACTGTGTCAACAAGGAATATTTCGCATCCTCCGCCGCCTCCTACGGTGGACCCACACCGG CTCTCTCCGCGCCCAACACGCCCTCCACCTCAATCTGA